DNA sequence from the Fusarium verticillioides 7600 chromosome 2, whole genome shotgun sequence genome:
TCTGTCAGCTCTGGGCCTTGGGGTAACCCTATCAATGCTTAATATGTGTGTATCGAGACTGGATACTGACTGTGACCTGTAGCCGAGTTGCGAACCCGAAGATTGTCCCTCATGTCTGGAGTGCCGGTTCTGTGCCCTTCGATGCGAAGGGTACTGGGTCGGCTGAGCCGCCCGCTAAGTTTACAGTGATGACCGAATCAGATATTGATAGATTTGTGGGACATTACCGACAAGCTGCTCTCAATGCTATCGAAGCAGGCTTTGACGGAGTTGAAATTCACGGAGCAAATGGATATGTGAGTTCCGAAACTTACAAAGCGATGTTCGCACAGCTAACTTTCCCTATAGCTTATTGACCAATTCGTGAGTTCAGTGCTCTACTCCCAAAAACTGCCACTAAAACCTTTATAGCTGCAAACTAACAGTAATAACCGCACGGATTCGTATGGAGGTACTCTCGAAAACCGTTTCCGCTTTCCATTGAAAGTCCTTAACGCTGTTTGTGAGGCCATCGGCCCTGATCGCGTTGGAATCCGCATGAGCCCCTTTTCGAGATTCCAAGGTATGCGTGAGACCGAACCTATGGCTGTCTTTGCCCCCTGGGCCggagccatcatcaaggccCAGCCATCTCTGGCATTCATTCATGCAGTTGAACCTAGGATTTCAGGAGGAAGTGATTCCCCTGACAAAATCTTAGAAGAGAACGAAGATCTCGCTCCCATTCGAAAAATCGTTGGCAGTTCACAGATTAAGTTCATTGTTGCAGGAGGTTATACACCTGACACTGCAGTTATGCATGCAGCTCAGACCGATGACCTTGTAGCTTTTGGACGCTTCTTCATTCGTAAGCTATGGGATCAATATTTCCCAATACGATTACTGAACTAGCAACAGCAAACCCCGATTTACCAGCCCGAATTCAGAATGGCTGGCCGCTGACGAAGTATGATCGTTCGCTATTCTACACGCCGGATGAGCACGGCTACACTGAGTAAGTTTGAGTTCTCGCTGACTGAATTTGCTGACCATGCCATATAGCTACCCTGAATACAAGCCGGATGCATCCAGACTTTGACGCGGGATGGTGGAAATCCGCCAGGGCGGTTAACGTTGCTGGGCTTCAAAACTGAGCACAAAATAAACCTAGAATATGATTAGAGTCTTAGAAGATCATGTACCGTGAGTTGATTACGCACGAGAGTACCTCAACCAAACTGTTTTGCCAGCTCAGAGGTCAATTATCATGATTTAGTTGTTGGGTTTGCTGCGCATCAGATGCCTGTTCTGGCTCCTTTTTGCCAGTGGTGCTGGCCTTGTTTGAGATGAGGACTTCAGAAACGTGATGTCCCAATCGTGTACGCGGAATGGGCGTTCGCTTGAAAGGTCTACTCGCACACTCCGTTAGAACTTCTTTATTGCGTTGTATCACAAGGCACATTAAAGCCATGGACATCCAAGAGCAAAACACCTGCAGGAAAGGAGACATAACCTACAGAAGCATATCGCGTTCGCTGTCGAGTTGCTGTTCATCTACAGGCAGAAACTCGACGAGAACGTCGGTGCTGTGAACAAATGTCCATCCCGTTCTTGCCATCGCTGCCCCTTTATCAGCGATGACATTGCCCATGACTCTGCCTCGCGGAACCCAGTGCAGTTCGACCATGACTCCAGCTTTTGAAAGCTCATCTATCATGACGGAGACTTTCTCTGCTGTTCGTTTTCTCATCCCGTTTCTCGTGTAAGGGTTGTCGCCCTGTGCATTTCCGTGAGGTCCAGTGGTAACCATGCGTCTATTCATTCTTAGGAGGCGCAAGGCAGACTGACTGTCGGTGAAAACTTCGACAGATCGTAAGGGATCGATgttttcctccttcattTTGGTGACTTGCACCGCATAATCCAGCGCAAGACAAACAGCATCAAGTTCTGCAACTTCTAGGGGAGTGGCGTGCCCTTTTTCGGAGACGCGTACCCAGTAAGCGCCAGTTAGAAATGCCACTGAAAAGCCTGTAGAGGTCTTTTTCTTCGAAGCATCGGCCCAGATAATCAGCCGAGAGCCATTGCTGACCACCCCTGTGACACTTTGAGctctcatcacagccaccGCAGGAGGTTTGATAAAAACACTGGTAAACGGCCCAAGCTGATGGCAGAAGCTGTTTATCTTGGGCTCCTtctttttccccttcttggTCCCTTTCGTGCGTACCAGTGCCTCCGTAGTAGTCGCAGGTGTCGCAATCTCGGATGGCGGCTCCTCATTCCATGCCTCGCACGCTGCAAGCCATGATCTCTTTGATCTTTCGAGGAGGTCTTGGACCTTTCCATAAAGGTCCAAAATGGGGACTGGGACGTAGGACATTCTGTTTGACTGCAGGAAGCCGTAGCGCggtgaatgatgatgatgatggtggaagGAAGATGCAGGATGGAAGGACAAACAACAATTGGAAGCACAGGGTGGAAAAGAGAGGAGTAAGAGCGCGGCAGTGCCTAACAGCCTCTGAATCAGAGAAGCTGTGTGTAGGAACGTTTGAAGTTAAGTGCCTCTCAGTGGCAGGAAAATGATGAAAATGTTAATGGCCTTGAGCGCCACCTCCTGACAGCCTGGAGGCCAGAAGCTACCACCTGTAAAAAAAAACTTCAAAAGAGCGACGGGAgtcaaaggcaaagatgtAAGAGAGGAGAACTTGAAGTGCGGGCGAGTTGTGGCTATGGAATTCTATGCTGAAGGGGGAAAGACCTGAGTGCGATAAAAGTCCATTTAACTCCCCTGCTACTGTACAGCACCCAGCAGTCTAGTTAAAGAGAATGGCGGGAGATATCGTTCTCATGAATActaggtagatagataggGGCTACTAGACGTATTACTACCAAAATACCTTACTAACCTTAAATTCCTGCGTATAGCACGGCATATGCAAACAAGAATAGAGTATACCTTAGTTAGCCCACTCTGTCAGGAGAACCAGCACAACCCGAGAGTTTAAGTTTAGAAAGCCAGAAGGATACCAAGAAAATAAATACCTAATCTGATTCTTTTTAAT
Encoded proteins:
- a CDS encoding NADPH2 dehydrogenase, which encodes MTLKETTKLFTPVKVGKVELQHRVVLAPLTRRRADETTAAPAPYAAEYYAQRASSGGLLISEGTFIAHEAGGMSRVPGLYSQEQISAWKTITDAVHAKGGFIFCQLWALGRVANPKIVPHVWSAGSVPFDAKGTGSAEPPAKFTVMTESDIDRFVGHYRQAALNAIEAGFDGVEIHGANGYLIDQFLQTNSNNRTDSYGGTLENRFRFPLKVLNAVCEAIGPDRVGIRMSPFSRFQGMRETEPMAVFAPWAGAIIKAQPSLAFIHAVEPRISGGSDSPDKILEENEDLAPIRKIVGSSQIKFIVAGGYTPDTAVMHAAQTDDLVAFGRFFIPNPDLPARIQNGWPLTKYDRSLFYTPDEHGYTDYPEYKPDASRL